From Rhododendron vialii isolate Sample 1 chromosome 10a, ASM3025357v1, the proteins below share one genomic window:
- the LOC131304142 gene encoding zinc-finger homeodomain protein 10-like, which translates to MENNISTNASIKTPEVESEAPTRIHPIKPLVNGVLKRHLNPTPAPAAAVVTYKECLKNHAATMGGHAVDGCGEFMPSPSTDPANPSSLKCAACGCHRNFHRRDPEESPPSTAVIEYQPHHRHHPPPPPPAQPRGGGGHSSPKSNSASPPPISSSYMLLALSGGGAGLSCPAPPQHDSRISPGTASAPSSGRKRFRTKFTPGQKERMLQFAERVGWKMQRKDEELIAGFCGEIGVDKGVFKVWMHNNKSTFGKSKANGNSGFEIAATMPPVSSNYNHGQDNNNGGSAQAANGSSSSS; encoded by the coding sequence ATGGAGAACAATATATCCACCAACGCCAGTATTAAAACCCCAGAAGTCGAATCCGAAGCCCCGACCCGGATCCATCCCATCAAGCCACTAGTAAACGGCGTGCTCAAGCGCCACCTCAATCCAACGCCGGCGCCCGCGGCGGCCGTGGTGACGTACAAGGAATGCCTCAAGAACCACGCCGCCACCATGGGCGGCCACGCGGTGGACGGCTGCGGCGAGTTCATGCCCTCCCCCTCCACCGACCCCGCGAACCCCAGCTCGCTGAAATGCGCCGCGTGCGGCTGCCACCGCAACTTCCACCGCCGCGACCCCGAGGAATCCCCGCCCTCCACCGCCGTCATCGAGTACCAaccccaccaccgccaccacccacCCCCACCTCCCCCAGCACAACCACGCGGCGGCGGGGGCCACAGCAGCCCGAAATCGAACTCGGCGTCCCCGCCCCCGATCTCCTCTTCCTACATGCTGCTGGCCCTGAGCGGCGGTGGAGCCGGACTGTCGTGTCCCGCCCCGCCGCAGCATGACAGCAGGATTAGCCCGGGAACCGCCTCCGCCCCGAGCTCGGGTCGGAAGCGGTTCCGGACGAAGTTCACGCCGGGGCAGAAGGAGAGGATGCTGCAGTTCGCGGAGCGGGTGGGGTGGAAGATGCAGAGGAAGGACGAGGAGCTCATCGCCGGGTTCTGCGGGGAGATCGGGGTGGACAAGGGGGTGTTCAAGGTCTGGATGCACAACAACAAGAGCACTTTCGGGAAGAGCAAGGCCAACGGCAACAGCGGTTTCGAAATCGCCGCCACGATGCCGCCGGTTTCTTCTAATTACAATCACGGCCAAGACAACAACAATGGCGGTAGTGCACAGGCTGCTAAtgggtcttcttcttcttcttaa